The following proteins are encoded in a genomic region of Rattus rattus isolate New Zealand chromosome 2, Rrattus_CSIRO_v1, whole genome shotgun sequence:
- the LOC116894600 gene encoding vomeronasal type-2 receptor 116-like, translating into MFYWIFISWFLQIPKFVSSIMTVDISLCFYIIPEDFHHEGDVVIGAFFPIHTYYSPNKVPNKTLPYQYMDNYLQYNFKNYQYILALVLAIEEINGNPNLLPNISLGFDFYNVRFTEKETLMNVCIWITGQGQKKILPNYNCNKRIFTAALTGTSCTASAQIGTLLQLFKFPQLSFGPYDPILSDRGQYSSLYQMAPKYTSLSLGIVSLMVHFRWSWVGLILPDDHKGTKILSEFREDMERKGVCIAFLRIIPVTWTKYFNKFWENMEETNVIIIYGEIDSIIGIMRNIGQRLLTWKVWVMNIEPHITDFADYFMLDSFHGSLIFTHHYKESFELTKFIQTVNPYKYPEDIYLPKLWHLFFKCPFSEVDCQLLDNCQSNASLDILPRHILDTAISEESNNIYNAVYAVAHSLHQMSLQQVQIQPQENGEVMTFFPWQLNIFLKDMDERGNMSLGGRKKLNAEYDILNLWNLPKGLGRKVKIGSFSGNAPEGQQLSLSEPMIQWAGRFSEIPKSVCSKSCVPGFRKVTLEGKAICCYNCTPCADNEISNETDVDQCMKCPESHYANPEKNHCLQKTVSFLAYEDPLGMTLTSVSLCLSALTAFVIGVFVKYRETPIVKANNRGLSYTLLITITFCFLCPLNFIGQPNAATCILQQTIFGVAFTVALATVLVKAITVVIAFKVTFPGRIVRWLMTSRAPNCIIPICTLIQLLLCAIWMAISPPFIDQDFHAEHGHILLLCNKGSSLAFHCVLGYLCSLALGGYTMAFLSRNLPDTFNESKFLSFSMLVFFCVWVTFLPVYHSTKGKVMVAMEVFSILVSSAALLGFIFAPKCYIILLRPEKNSFHHMRDKAHSRKNKSLKI; encoded by the exons ATGTTTTACTGGATCTTTATTTCCTGGTTCTTACAGATTCCAAAATTTGTCTCTTCCATTATGACTGTGGATATCAGCCTGTGCTTTTACATAATCCCTGAAGATTTTCACCACGAAGGAGATGTTGTGATAGGTGCATTTTTTCCTATCCATACATACTATTCTCCAAACAAAGTTCCAAATAAAACTCTTCCATACCAATATATGGACAATTATTTACA GTATAATTTTAAGAACTACCAGTATATTCTGGCTTTGGTATTGGCTATTGAGGAGATAAATGGGAATCCCAATCTTTTACCTAATATATCTCTTGGATTTGATTTCTACAATGTCAGATTCACTGAGAAGGAAACACTTATGAATGTTTGTATTTGGATCACAGGTCAAGGACAGAAAAAGATTTTACCAAATTACAATTGTAACAAAAGAATTTTTACTGCTGCACTTACAGGGACATCATGTACAGCTTCTGCCCAAATTGGAACATTACTTCAACTCTTTAAATTTCCTCAG CTTTCTTTTGGACCTTATGATCCCATTTTGAGTGATCGTGGTCAATATTCTTCTCTGTATCAGATGGCCCCAAAGTACACATCTCTTTCACTTGGCATTGTATCTTTGATGGTTCATtttaggtggtcctgggttggtcTCATCCTTCCAGATGACCACAAAGGGACCAAAATTTTATCAGAGTTCAGAGAAGATATGGAAAGAAAAGGAGTCTGCATAGCTTTTTTGAGAATAATCCCAGTCACATGgactaaatattttaacaaattctGGGAAAATATGGAAGAGACAAATGTCATAATTATTTATGGTGAGATTGATTCCATCATAGGTATAATGCGAAATATTGGGCAAAGATTGTTGACATGGAAAGTCTGGGTCATGAACATTGAACCTCATATTACTGACTTTGCTGATTATTTCATGCTTGACTCATTTCATGGTAGCCTTATTTTTACACACCATTATAAAGAGAGTTTTGAACTTACTAAGTTTATTCAAACAGTTAATCCTTACAAATATCCAGAAGACATTTACCTTCCTAAGTTATGGCATTTGTTCTTCAAGTGCCCATTTTCTGAGGTTGACTGTCAACTATTGGATAACTGTCAATCCAATGCGTCTCTGGATATATTACCTCGTCATATATTGGACACGGCAATCAGTGAAGAAAGCAACAACATCTACAatgctgtgtatgctgtggcTCACAGTCTCCATCAGATGAGTCTTCAACAAGTACAAATACAACCACAGGAAAATGGGGAAGTGATGACTTTCTTCCCCTGGCAG CTAAACATTTTCCTAAAGGATATGGATGAGAGAGGCAACATGAGTTTAGGtgggagaaagaaattaaatgcaGAATATGACATTCTTAACCTTTGGAATTTACCAAAGGGTCTTGGACGTAAAGTGAAAATAGGATCCTTTTCAGGAAACGCTCCTGAGGGTCAACAATTATCCTTATCTGAGCCTATGATACAATGGGCAGGAAGATTTTCAGAG atCCCTAAGTCTGTGTGCAGTAAGAGTTGTGTGCCTGGATTCAGAAAAGTTACCCTGGAGGGCAAGGCCATCTGCTGTTATAATTGCACTCCCTGTGCAGACAATGAGATTTCAAATGAGACAG ATGTGGATCAGTGTATGAAGTGTCCAGAGAGTCATTATGCAAATCCAGAGAAGAACCACTGCTTGCAGAAAACTGTGAGCTTTCTTGCCTATGAAGACCCCTTGGGGATGACTCTGACCAGTGTATCTCTCTGCTTATCTGCACTCACAGCTTTTGTTATTGGGGTCTTTGTGAAATACAGAGAGACACCCATTGTGAAAGCCAATAATCGAGGTCTCAGTTACACTTTGCTCATCACAATcaccttttgttttctctgtcctttgaaCTTTATTGGTCAACCAAATGCAGCCACCTGTATCCTCCAGCAGACCATATTTGGAGTTGCATTCACTGTAGCTCTGGCTACTGTATTGGTCAAAGCTATTACTGTGGTCATTGCCTTCAAAGTCACCTTTCCAGGGAGAATTGTGAGGTGGTTAATGACATCAAGGGCACCAAACTGTATAATTCCTATCTGTACTCTGATCCAACTTCTTCTTTGTGCAATATGGATGGCTATCTCTCCTCCATTCATTGACCAAGATTTTCATGCTGAACATGGACACATCCTACTTTTGTGTAACAAGGGATCCTCACTTGCCTTCCACTGTGTTCTGGGATACCTCTGCTCCCTGGCACTTGGTGGTTACACCATGGCATTCTTATCTAGAAATCTGCCTGATACATTCAATGAATCCAAATTTCTGTCATTCAGCATGCtggtgttcttctgtgtctgggtcACATTTCTTCCTGTCTACCATAGCACTAAGGGGAAGGTAATGGTGGCTATGGAAGTATTCTCTATCTTAGTTTCCAGTGCAGCCCTCCTTGGTTTTATATTTGCTCCTAAGTGTTACATTATCTTGttgagaccagaaaagaattcATTTCATCATATGAGGGACAAAGCACATTCTAGAAAGAATAAGTCTCTTAAAATAtag